From uncultured Desulfobacter sp., the proteins below share one genomic window:
- a CDS encoding nickel-dependent hydrogenase large subunit, whose product MSNRTVIPFGPQHPVLPEPLHLKLVVEDEIVKEAIPALGYVHRGLEMLAGKRDFHQMINVCERVCGICSMIHGTCFSQSIEEIMGVEVPDRAQYLRVIWSELHRLHSHLLWLGLYADAFGFEALFMQFWKIRERIMDINEATAGNRVIVSVNVVGGVRKDLSPEQLDWILKELVLVEREFKALESTLLDDYTVKSRTVGVGVMTYDQAYELGAAGPTLRGSGVAQDMRMTGYGAYKKLDFQPVTHQDGDCYARSWVRFHEVYQSIDLVRQAIAALPAGSLAAKVKGNPEGESVVRVEQPRGECLYYVKGNGTKLLDRVRIRTPTFANIPCLLNMLPECELADVPVIVLSIDPCVSCTER is encoded by the coding sequence ATGTCAAATAGAACCGTTATTCCCTTTGGGCCCCAGCACCCGGTATTACCCGAGCCGCTCCATCTTAAACTTGTGGTGGAAGATGAAATTGTTAAAGAAGCCATTCCTGCCTTGGGATATGTACACCGGGGCTTAGAAATGCTTGCCGGCAAACGTGACTTTCATCAGATGATCAACGTATGCGAACGGGTGTGCGGCATCTGTTCGATGATCCACGGCACCTGTTTTTCCCAATCTATTGAAGAAATCATGGGCGTTGAGGTGCCGGATCGGGCCCAGTACCTACGCGTGATCTGGTCTGAGCTGCACCGCCTGCACAGCCACCTGCTCTGGCTTGGACTCTATGCCGACGCGTTCGGTTTTGAAGCGCTGTTCATGCAGTTCTGGAAAATTCGCGAACGTATCATGGACATCAATGAGGCAACAGCGGGAAACCGGGTCATTGTATCGGTGAACGTCGTCGGCGGGGTCCGCAAGGATCTGTCTCCGGAACAACTTGACTGGATTCTAAAAGAGTTGGTTCTTGTGGAAAGAGAGTTTAAGGCACTGGAGAGTACCCTACTTGATGATTATACAGTTAAATCCAGAACCGTGGGTGTCGGCGTCATGACCTATGATCAGGCCTATGAACTGGGCGCGGCTGGACCTACGCTTCGGGGCTCCGGAGTCGCACAGGATATGCGCATGACCGGGTACGGGGCATATAAAAAATTAGATTTTCAGCCGGTTACCCACCAGGACGGCGACTGTTATGCCAGAAGCTGGGTCCGTTTTCATGAGGTGTACCAGTCCATAGATCTGGTGCGCCAGGCCATTGCCGCTTTACCCGCCGGCAGCCTTGCTGCAAAGGTTAAAGGCAACCCGGAAGGCGAGTCAGTCGTGCGTGTGGAACAGCCCCGGGGAGAATGTCTTTATTATGTAAAGGGCAACGGTACCAAACTGCTGGATCGCGTGCGAATCCGTACCCCGACCTTTGCCAATATTCCCTGCCTTCTGAATATGCTGCCGGAATGTGAGCTGGCCGACGTACCGGTCATTGTCTTATCTATCGATCCGTGCGTCAGCTGTACGGAACGTTAA
- a CDS encoding 4Fe-4S binding protein, with amino-acid sequence MFNFTPSILKNIASRPATRQYPIVKRELPEGVRGELYNDIDACIFCGMCSRKCPSVCISVDKKAGTWTCDPFMCVYCGICADTCPTHCLHFHTAHRPAATERQMISMQGEPKAKKKKDTD; translated from the coding sequence ATGTTTAATTTTACACCCAGCATACTTAAAAATATTGCCTCACGTCCCGCCACCCGACAATACCCGATTGTTAAGCGAGAGCTGCCCGAAGGCGTGCGCGGTGAACTCTATAATGATATTGATGCATGTATTTTCTGCGGTATGTGTTCTCGCAAATGTCCATCAGTTTGCATCAGTGTAGACAAAAAGGCCGGCACATGGACCTGCGATCCGTTTATGTGCGTCTATTGCGGCATCTGTGCAGACACCTGCCCGACCCATTGCCTGCATTTCCATACCGCCCACAGACCTGCGGCAACGGAACGGCAAATGATCTCCATGCAGGGGGAACCCAAAGCAAAGAAAAAAAAAGACACTGATTAA